From the genome of Hyperolius riggenbachi isolate aHypRig1 chromosome 9, aHypRig1.pri, whole genome shotgun sequence, one region includes:
- the FAM181A gene encoding protein FAM181A, with protein MASDNEVKTLLNFVNLASCDIKAALDKSAPCRRSVDHRKYLQKQLKRFSQKYSRLPRCHSGKTTDIRKGLVERINLAAHGKRLDNKVMATLDENGIGDVRSQENSTEGGRPDQVPMRKRQLPASFWEEPRPSSSLLEMSCPSNLDILYRERTSLHETSASGMENKKSKNIVVQETSIPTCFQSSVDKEAGKLPSIATLTGRINVCNCCPLQYHGQQIMYQHSHGSMPPDPFTALALWSKNTSVPTVEIQHLCKDSGQRIYRHVVLKPIPTKPTMPPSIFNVFGYI; from the coding sequence ATGGCATCTGACAACGAGGTGAAGACTTTGCTGAATTTTGTCAACTTGGCGTCGTGCGACATCAAGGCCGCCTTGGACAAATCGGCGCCTTGCCGGAGGTCGGTGGACCACCGAAAATATTTGCAGAAGCAGCTGAAAAGGTTTTCGCAAAAATATTCCAGGCTGCCGCGGTGTCACTCCGGCAAGACGACGGATATTAGGAAAGGACTGGTGGAGAGGATCAACTTGGCCGCCCACGGGAAACGGCTGGACAACAAAGTTATGGCAACGCTGGATGAGAATGGCATAGGGGATGTGCGTTCCCAGGAGAACAGTACGGAGGGCGGGAGACCAGATCAGGTGCCAATGAGAAAGAGGCAGCTTCCAGCTTCTTTTTGGGAAGAGCCTAGACCTTCTAGTAGTCTGCTGGAGATGTCCTGCCCTTCCAACCTAGACATTTTGTACAGAGAGAGGACTTCTCTTCATGAAACCTCGGCATCTGGCATGGAAAACAAAAAATCTAAAAACATAGTGGTTCAGGAGACATCTATCCCTACTTGTTTTCAATCATCAGTAGATAAGGAGGCTGGAAAATTACCCTCTATAGCCACCTTGACTGGACGCATTAATGTTTGTAACTGCTGCCCACTTCAGTACCATGGACAACAGATCATGTACCAACACAGTCACGGGAGCATGCCACCTGACCCCTTCACAGCTCTGGCTTTGTGGAGTAAAAACACATCCGTCCCCACAGTTGAGATTCAGCACCTGTGCAAGGACTCTGGACAGAGAATCTATAGACATGTGGTCCTTAAGCCCATACCCACCAAACCAACCATGCCGCCCTCAATTTTCAATGTTTTTGGATATATTTGA